Proteins from a single region of Syngnathus typhle isolate RoL2023-S1 ecotype Sweden linkage group LG10, RoL_Styp_1.0, whole genome shotgun sequence:
- the tfpt gene encoding TCF3 fusion partner, whose protein sequence is MEDFSGLALPPLFGGHILEAELEPGGVELGPGEVELGPGGSELLESAAPEDEERRILDKRKYLALNRRCKEIEQVNHKILGRLHQVQRLTRRLKKERRFLMKTLDGHGDDYRNAQLTMLLEDEPGALSDVAAGAVDDRINGVSGSASSPAFHHPSGPKKRRHVTPKQEKDKDLQNEADMSVLSDAQFGDMPSPTSLSH, encoded by the exons ATGGAGGACTTCTCTGGTTTGGCACTCCCTCCTCTATTTGGGGGTCACATCCTGGAAGCAGAACTGGAGCCAGGTGGTGTGGAGCTTGGACCTGGGGAG GTGGAATTGGGCCCAGGGGGCAGTGAACTGTTGGAGAGCGCCGCCCCAGAGGACGAAGAGAGAAGAATTCTTGATAAGAGGAAATATCTGGCGCTGAACAGACGGTGCAAAGAGATTGAACAG GTGAATCACAAAATCCTCGGTCGCCTTCACCAAGTCCAAAGACTGACACGACGTTTGAAGAAGGAAAGACG GTTCCTCATGAAGACCCTTGATGGTCACGGAGATGACTACAGAAATGCTCAGCTCACCATGCTACTGGAG GATGAGCCTGGAGCACTTTCGGATGTCGCTGCCGGGGCTGTGGATGATCGTATAAACGGCGTCTCGGGATCTGCCTCATCTCCCGCTTTTCACCATCCTTCCGGGCCCAAGAAGAGAAGACATGTGACGCCCAAGCaagaaaaggacaaagatttacAA AATGAAGCTGACATGTCGGTGTTGTCGGACGCGCAGTTTGGTGACATGCCAAGCCCAACCTCACtatcacattga